The DNA window CGCAGCCGACGGCCTCCGCCCCATTCCAGGCCAGGAAGCCGCCGCCCTGGCCCAGGCTCCAGGCCACGTCCTCCACCCGCGTGCGGCTCCAACTGCTGCGCGGGTCCATACCCGCCGCCATCATCACCGCGTGAAAGGCGGGGGCGTCGTCAGGGGCGGCGGGGCGCAGGGTAAAAGTCACGCTGTCGCCTCCAGCGTTAGGGGCGGCTCGTTCGTGTGCGCGTCCCCAGCAGTCGCCAGACGCACCCTATATCCCTGCGACAACTTCATCTCAGACCTGCGCGGGTTCCTTCTGCTCGGCCTTCGCCTCCACCCGCGCCTGCACCCGCATCCGCAGGGCGCTGAGCTTGATAAAGGCCCCCGCGTCGTGCTGGTTGTAGTCGCCGCCCGCCTCAAAGGACACGAGGTCCTTGTCGTACAGGCTGCGCGGCGCCCGGCGGCCCACCACGATGCAGTTGCCCTTATAGAGCTTCAGGCGGGCGGTGCCGGTGACGCTGCGGGCCACGTGGTCGATGTAGACCTGAAGCGCCTCGCGCTCGGGGGCGAACCAGAAGCCGTTGTAGATGAGTTCGGCGTACTTGGGGCTCAACGCGTCGCGCTGGTGCAGCACCTCGCGGTCCAGGGTCAGGCTCTCGACGGCACGGCGGGCGTGGTAAAGCAGCGTGCCGCCGGGCGTCTCGTACACCCCGCGCGACTTCATGCCCACGAAGCGGTTCTCCACGAGGTCTACGCGCCCGACCCCGTGCCGCCCGCCGATCTCGTTCGCCCTCTGGAGCAGGGCGGCGGGAGTCAGCCGCTCCCCACCTATGGCCACCGGGTCGCCGTTCTCGAACTCGACCTCGACGTACTCGGGCTCGTTCGGCGCCTCCTCGGGGCTGACCGTCAGCTTGAACATGTGGGCGGGCGGCTCGGCCCAGGGGTCTTCGAGGATGCCGCCCTCGTAGGAGATGTGCAACAGGTTGGCGTCGGTGCTCCAGGGGTCCTTCTGGGTGGTCGGGACGGGGATGCCGTGCTCGTGGGCGAAGGCCTCCAGGTCGGCGCGCCCCTGGAACTCCCACTCACGCCAGGGGGCCACGGTCACCACGTCGGGCTTGAGCGCGTAGGCGGTCATCTCGAAGCGCACCTGATCGTTGCCCTTGCCCGTCGCCCCGTGCGAGACGGCGACGGCGCCCTCTTCTCCCGCGATCTCGACCATCTTCTTGGCGATCAACGGGCGGGCGATGGAGGTGCCCAGGAGGTAGTAGCCCTCATACAGCGCGGCGGAGCGGAACATCGGGAACACGTAGTCGCGCACGAACTCCTCGCGCAGGTCGAGGGCGTAAGCGGCGACCGCGCCCGTGTTCAGCGCCTTGACCCGCGCCTCCTCGACCTCGTCGCCCTGGCCGAGGTCGGCGGTGAAGGCCACCACGTCGTAGTCCCGCTCGGTCTGGAGCCACTTCAGGATGATGGAGGTGTCGAGGCCGCCGCTGTACGCGAGCACGATCTTGTCTCTGGCCTGGCCCTGCTGTTCGTTCGTCATGGTGTCATTCTCTCCGGGGTGATGAGGGGACGGTCCGGGACACGCAGACACCCCGGCACGACGCGCCCGGCCTGTCCACTGGGGAAGGCCGGGGCGTCAGCGTCGGGGGGTCAGGGTCAGCATGTTTCTGTATGGATATACGCCAGAGCGTATGTCTATGCAGAAGGGTAACAGGCCCGCGCGGGGGGGTCAAGGGGAGTTGGGCCGGGGGACGGCACAGCGTCCCCCCAACCGGAAAGGGGCCGGGGGGACGGAGGGCGGACCTTTAACGGAACTGGTAATCCAGCCCAACGCGAGCCCCAAAGCCGAATCCGATACCGCTGTTGGCTGTGGACAGGCCGAGAGTCGGGCCAGCGTTGACCTCGCCGAAGACGTTGAAGGGACCCGTCACGTTGTACCGCACACCCAACAGGCCGTGGGGGTAAGCGCTGAGGCCAAGGTTGGCCCCCACCGACACGCTGGCACCCAGCCCCGCCCCGTAGTAGGGGGTCAGACCACCCAGGCTGAGGCCGCTGAAGTTGTTGAGGTACGCCACCTCGCCACCCACGCCGATGCTGCCCCCCCGGAAAAGGTTCAGACCGGTCAGGCCGAAGCGCAGGTTGGAGCCCGTCTGGTAATACAGCCCGGCCCCGCCCGCGCCCAGGCCGACGAAGCCGCCAAAGGAATCGGCGGCGGCGGAGGAAACGGCCGTCAGGGCCAGGATGCCAAGCAGAGCCTTCTTCATAGGTGGAGCATAGTCAAAAGAGGGTGCGCCGAAAACCGGCTGACCTTTAAGGCTTACCGGCCTGACTTTGTTTTTTCATTCATGCTTTATTCGGTCACGCCCACTTCGGCCGGGCGGCTTAACCGTTCCAGGGCCTGTTCCAATTGGGGACGGGATTTGCAAAACGCCAGGCGAAGGAGCCCCCGGGGGGCCGGGTGATTCAGGTAGAAGGCCTCGCCGGGGATGAGGGCCACCCCCGCGTCACACACTAGGGCCTCCGCCTGCCAGCCAGGGCGACGGGCGGTGAGAAAATAGGTGCCACGCGGCTCGAAGACGGTCGCCCCCAGGTTGCGCAGCCCCTGAGCGAGCAGCCCCAGCCGTTTGCCATATTCGTCCCGCAGCCCCTCGTAAAAGCCCTCCCGCCGCGCGACGGGCAACGCCGAGGCCACGGCTGTCTGAAAGGGCGTCGGGGTGCAGAACGAGCCCACCTGCCGGATCGCCGCGATATTTCCCGCCAGACCGGGAGGACAGGCCACCCAGCCGACACGCCAGCCGGTCGCCTCCAATCGCTTGCCCGCGCTGCCCACGGTGAACGTGCGCTCCGGCGCGAGTTCCCGCAGGGCCACCGGCCTCTCCCCGAAATACAACTCGTCGTACACCTCGTCGCTGACGATCCAGAGGTCGTGTTCGCGGGCGAGGGCGACCAGGGCGTCCAACTCGGCGCGGGAGAACACGGTCCCGGTCGGGTTGTAGGGGCTGTTCAGGAGCAGGGCGCGAGTGCGGGGCGTGACGGCGTTTCGCACAGCGCTCAGGTCGAGCGTCCAGCCCTCCGCGTCATTTAACTGCATGGGCACAGTGACGGGCACGGCCCCCGCCAGCCGCGCCTGGGGCACATACACGTCGAACACCGGTTCGAGCATCAGCACCTCGTCGCCGGGGCCGTACAGGGCGAGGGCGAGGATGTTCAGCGCCTCAGTCGCTCCCGAGGTCACGACCACGTCGGCGCCGTCCACCCCCAGGTCCGCGCCGACGGCGTCCCGCAGCGCGGGCAGGCCCGCCGGGGGCGCGTACTGGTCATTCACCCCCACGGCCCGCCGCGCCGCGTTGAGGAGGAAGGCGGGCGGCGGGTCGGAGGGGAAACCCTGCCCCAGGTTCACCGCGCCGTATTGCACGGCAAGGCGGCTCATGTGCGCGAACACGCTCTCGGAGGACGACCGGGCACGCGGCAGGAGTTCAGGCATGGGTGCAGTCTGGGCGCTCGGGGAGAGGAAGTGTAGAGCATGGGTCAGACAGGAACGTGGCGCCCTATCCTCTTCCCCGTGCCCCCCTTCCCGCGCGGCCTGACGCTGGGCCTCACGCTGATCGTCGCCATCGGTCCGCAGAACGCCTTTGTGCTGCGGCAGGGGCTGACGAGGAGGTACGCCCTGCTGGCCGCGCTGGTCTGCTCGCTGACCGACACGCTGCTGATCGCGTTCGGCGTCCTGGGAGTCGGCACCCTGCTGGCCCAGTCCCCGGTGCTGGTCGTGATCGGAACGCTGGCGGGCGCGGCCTTTCTGCTGTGGTACGGGTGGCGTTCCTTCCACTCAGCCAGACATCCGGGGACTCTCCAGACAGAGGGGCAGGTCGCTCATACCCCCGGCACCGTCCTCGTCACGGCCGCCGCCTTCAGCCTCCTCAATCCCCACGCGATCCTCGACACGGTGGTCCTGATCGGCGGGGCGAGCGCCGGGCTGGGCGGCGCGGGCCGGAACGCCTTCCTCCTCGGCACAGTCCTGGCTTCATGGACATGGTTTTTCGGCCTCGCCCTCCTTGCGGGCCGCTTCGCGCCGCTGATGCGTTCGCCCCGGGCGTGGCAGGTGCTGGACGTGCTGATCGGGGTGGTGATGTGGACGATAGCGGCTGGGCTGGTGCGGGGAGTGCTGCCGGTGGGCTAGGGCCGCTGGAGCAGCACGGTTGCCCCCGGACACGCGGGCAGCAGGGTGCGACCTCCCGCCACGCTCCTGCATAACCTTGCAGGTTTCCCACCTTCCCCATTTCCTGGCGTGTTAGGCTCCCTTTCTGGAATGCCCAAGCGCACTGACCTCCAGACCATCCTGATTCTCGGCAGCGGCCCCATTCAGATAGGGCAGGCGGCCGAGTTCGACTATTCGGGCACGCAGGCGCTCAAGGCGCTGAAAAAAGAAGGCTACCGACTCGTGCTGGTGAACTCCAACCCGGCGACGATCATGACCGACCCCGACCTCGCCGACGCCACCTACCTGGAGCCGCTGACGCCCGAGTTCGTCCGCAAGGTCATCGAGAAGGAGCGCCCCGACGCCCTGCTCCCCACCCTGGGCGGGCAGACGGCGCTGAACCTGGCGATGGACCTCAATGCCAACGGCACCCTCGCCGAGTTCGGGGTGGAACTCATCGGCGCGAACGCCGAGGCCATCCACAAGGGCGAGGACCGCGAGGCGTTCCAGGCCGCGATGAAGAAGATCGGCGTGGAGACGGCGCGCGGGAAGATGGTCCACTCCATGGAGGAGGCCGTCGACTACCAGAAGGAGATCGGCCTCCCCATCGTCATCCGGCCCTCCTTCACGCTGGGCGGCACGGGCGGCGGCATCGCGCACACCTACGAGGACTTCCTGAAGATCACGGAGGGCGGCCTACGCGACTCGCCGGTCCATTCGGTGCTCCTCGAAGAATCCATCCTGGGCTGGAAGGAGTACGAGCTGGAGGTCATGCGCGACCACGCCGACACGGTGGTCATCATCACGAGCATCGAGAACTTCGACCCGATGGGCGTGCATACCGGGGATTCGATCACGGTGGCCCCGGCGCAGACCCTCAGCGATGTGGAGTACCAGCGGCTGCGGGACCAGAGCCTCGCCATCATCCGCGAGATCGGGGTGGACACGGGTGGCTCCAACATCCAGTTCGCGGTCAATCCCGACAACGGGCGCGTCATCGTGATCGAGATGAACCCGCGCGTCAGCCGCTCCTCGGCGCTGGCGAGCAAGGCGACCGGCTTCCCCATCGCCAAGATCGCCGCCCTGCTCGCGGTGGGCTACCACCTCGACGAGCTGCCGAACGACATCACCCGCGTCACCCCCGCCGCCTTCGAGCCCACCATCGACTACGTGGTGACGAAGATTCCGCGCTTCGCCTTCGAGAAGTTCCCCGGCACGCCCGACGCGCTGGGCACCCAGATGCGGAGCGTGGGCGAGGTCATGGCGATTGGCCGCACCTTCAAGGAGAGCGTGCAGAAGGCGCTGCGGAGCATCGAGGCGGACGTGCGCGGAACATTTGCGGCCATGTCCGACGACGAGCTGCGCGGCCTGCTGTACGGCAACCCGCGCCGATTGGAGGCCGTGCTGGAATTGCTGCGGCGGGGCGAGCGCGTGGCGGCGCTGCACGACGCGACGAAGATCGACCGCTGGTTCCTCTCCCAGCTTCAGGAGATCGTGGACGCCGAGAAGGAAATCCTCGACCTCGGTCCTATCCAGGGCTGGAAGTATGAGATCTGGCGCGAGGTCAAGCGGCTGGGCTTCTCCGACGCGCGGCTGGGCGAACTCGTGGGGCTGAGCGAGCTGGAGGTCCGCGAACTTCGCAAGGCGGCGAAGGCCACCCCGGTCTACAAGACAGTGGACACCTGCGCCGCCGAGTTCGAGGCGTACACGCCCTACCACTACTCGACCTACGAGTGGGAGGACGAGGTGACGCCGACCGACAAGCCCAAGGTGGTGATCCTGGGGAGCGGCCCCAACCGCATCGGGCAGGGGGTGGAGTTCGACTATGCGACCGTCCACGCCGTCTGGGCGCTTCAGGAGGCGGGCTACGAGACGATCATGGTCAACTCCAACCCGGAGACGGTCTCCACCGACTACGACACCGCCGACCGCCTGTACTTCGAGCCGCTGACCTTCGAGGACGTGATGAACATCGTCGAGCACGAGAAGCCCGTCGGCGTGATCGTGCAGCTCGGCGGGCAGACGCCCCTCAAGCTCGCGCGGCGGCTGGCGGACGCGGGCGCCCCCATCATCGGCACCCCCCCGGCGACGATCCACGAGGCGGAGGACCGCGCCTCCTTCAATGCCCTGTGCGAGCGGCTGGAGCTGCCGCAGCCCCGGGGCAAGGTGGCCGAGACGCCCGCGCAGGCGCGCGAACTCGCCGCCGAACTCGGCTTCCCGCTGATGGCCCGGCCCTCCTACGTGCTGGGAGGCCGCGCGATGCGGACGGTCCGGAGCATGGAGGAGCTGACGACCTATCTGGACGAGGTGTATGCCGCCGTCGAGGGGCAGCCGTCCATCCTGCTCGATCAATTCTTGGAGGGCGCCCTGGAACTCGACGTGGACACCCTCTGTGACGGGGAGCGGGCCGTGGTGGCGGGCATCATGGAGCACGTCGAGGCCGCCGGGGTCCACTCGGGCGACAGCGCGTGCGTGCTGCCCCCGGTGACCCTCTCGCCCGAATTGATCGCGCGGGTGAAGGCCGACACGGAACGCCTCGCCCTGGAACTCGGCGTGCGGGGCCTGATGAACGTGCAGTGGGCGGTGAAGGAGGGCACGGCTTACATCCTGGAGGCCAACCCACGGGCCAGCCGCACCGTGCCCTTCGTGAGCAAGGCCGTGAACCACCCGCTCGCCAAGAGTGCCGCCCGGATCGCCGTGGGGCAGACTTTGGAGCAGATCGGCTTCACCGGGACGCCCACGCCCCCCATGTACTCGGTCAAGGAAGTCCACCTGCCCTTCCTGAAGTTCAAGGGCGTGCTGCCCGTCCTCGGCCCGGAGATGAAGAGCACGGGCGAGAGCATGGGCATCGACGCGGACCCGTACCTCGCCTTCTACCGCGCGGAGCTGGGGGCCAAGAGCAACCTGCCCCGGGAGGGGACGGCGCTCCTCCTCGGGGACGGTCTGGACGAGGTGGCCGCCACGCTGGAAGGCGCGGGGCTGCGGGTGATCCGCGAGCAGGAAGGCGATACACTCCCCGACCTCCTCATCGACGTGACCGCCTCGCCGCTCCTCCGCACCGCCCTGGAACGCGGCAAGCCCATCGTCAGCACTCTTGAGGGCGCAGTGTGGACGGCGAAGGCGATTGCCGCCGCAAAGGGCAAGGTGCTGGGCGTCCGGAGCCTCCAGGAGTGGCAGAAGCTGGAGCCGGTGGCGTACTGAGGCGTGCCAGGGGTGGACCCAGGGGCGAAGTGCTTCTGGGTCCATCTCTTTGTCACCCTTCCAGGCCAGCGCATCGGTGCAAGTTGCACCTGGGGACGGTGTGTTGAGCTGGGCGGGGCTTAACTCCAGTCCTCTACAACACAGAGCAAGGGCGGACAGCCTGAGCCATCCGCCCCCCGAAGCTAGTTTGGTTCAGCCGCCCGAGGTGGTCGTGTTCGCCGCGGCTGGACCGCCGATCCGCGAGAACAGGACGACCGTCAGGCCCCTAGTCTCATAAGCGCGCACCACAACACGCTCGCCGCTCCGCTCGAAGGCCAGGACCGGACCCTCCGGGTAGCCGGGGCCGAGGGTGGTGGTGCCTGCTGTCCCTGTCGCCCCTGTGGTTCCAGCGGTACCCGTGGTCCCAGTTCCGGTGGTGCCCGTCGTTCCGGCCGTGTCCGTGGTCCCGGTTGCGGCGGTGCCCGTGTCGGTCGTGCCTGTGGCTCCCGTCGTGGTGCCAGCGGTCCCGGACGCGTCGGTGGTTCCAGTCGTGCCCGCCGTTCCAGTCCCAGTGGTGGTCGTATCGGTCGTGCCAGTTGTCCCCGTGGTCCCGGTCGTTCCCGTCGTACTCGTGTCCGTGGTGCCAGTGCCCGTCGTTCCGGTGGTGCCCGTCGTGCCAGCAGTTCCCGTATCCGTGGTTCCCGTGCCCGTGGTCCCGCTGGTTCCCGTCGTGGTGTCGGTCGTCCCAGTACCCGCGGCGCTCGTATCGGTCGTCCCCGTTCCGGTCGCGGTGCCAGCGGTCCCCGACGTGTCGGTGGTGCCCGTCGTTCCAGCGGTCCCAGTCGTATCCGTCGTTCCTGTTCCCGCGGTACTTGTATCGGTGGTTCCAGTAGTGCCCGTCGTTCCGGCTGTACCCGTGGCGTCAGTCGTTCCGGTCGTGGCCGTGCCCGTCGCGCCCGTGGTGCCAGCTGTTCCCGCTGCCCCGGCTGCTGTGGCGGCAGGGGTCAGGGGTGACGAGGGATCGACGGCCGTGAAGCCCGCGCCCGTGAAGGCCTGGGCATAGCTGTCCAGGGCGTTGGCGACCGAGCCCCGGTAGATGACCGCGATGCCCGTAAAGGTCCTGACGCTCCGGATCGGCGTGGCGCCCTGGAGATAGGGCAACGTCAGCTCGCCCGAGGACAGCGTGAGGATCGTTTGGGCGGGGAGGGCCTGCGTGGTCGCGTCCGTAGTGGACGGGGTCGCTGGGGTTGTCGTCTGATCCGTGGTCTGGGTCGTGTTCGTCTGATCCGTCGTTTGATTTGTCGTATTCGTTTGATCCGTCGTCTGGGCCATCGCCAGACCCAGGCTGAGCAGCAACGTGACGGTCAGCAGTGTACGGCCTCTGGGTGTCCTCATGCTAAGCCCTCCCCATCATCAGTGCATTGCTTGGAATTGAGCGGTGCGGCGCCTCCCACCCTCTCAGGGGCAGCGTAGACGTCCTGGATGTGAAGGTCTGGCTACTCGGCCCAGTGTCCCTTTGCACCGGGCTCACATCCCAGCGCGCCTCTTTCGAGAGCCCTGAGATAATCTCC is part of the Deinococcus apachensis DSM 19763 genome and encodes:
- a CDS encoding argininosuccinate synthase; protein product: MTNEQQGQARDKIVLAYSGGLDTSIILKWLQTERDYDVVAFTADLGQGDEVEEARVKALNTGAVAAYALDLREEFVRDYVFPMFRSAALYEGYYLLGTSIARPLIAKKMVEIAGEEGAVAVSHGATGKGNDQVRFEMTAYALKPDVVTVAPWREWEFQGRADLEAFAHEHGIPVPTTQKDPWSTDANLLHISYEGGILEDPWAEPPAHMFKLTVSPEEAPNEPEYVEVEFENGDPVAIGGERLTPAALLQRANEIGGRHGVGRVDLVENRFVGMKSRGVYETPGGTLLYHARRAVESLTLDREVLHQRDALSPKYAELIYNGFWFAPEREALQVYIDHVARSVTGTARLKLYKGNCIVVGRRAPRSLYDKDLVSFEAGGDYNQHDAGAFIKLSALRMRVQARVEAKAEQKEPAQV
- a CDS encoding LysE/ArgO family amino acid transporter; this translates as MPPFPRGLTLGLTLIVAIGPQNAFVLRQGLTRRYALLAALVCSLTDTLLIAFGVLGVGTLLAQSPVLVVIGTLAGAAFLLWYGWRSFHSARHPGTLQTEGQVAHTPGTVLVTAAAFSLLNPHAILDTVVLIGGASAGLGGAGRNAFLLGTVLASWTWFFGLALLAGRFAPLMRSPRAWQVLDVLIGVVMWTIAAGLVRGVLPVG
- a CDS encoding pyridoxal phosphate-dependent aminotransferase, encoding MPELLPRARSSSESVFAHMSRLAVQYGAVNLGQGFPSDPPPAFLLNAARRAVGVNDQYAPPAGLPALRDAVGADLGVDGADVVVTSGATEALNILALALYGPGDEVLMLEPVFDVYVPQARLAGAVPVTVPMQLNDAEGWTLDLSAVRNAVTPRTRALLLNSPYNPTGTVFSRAELDALVALAREHDLWIVSDEVYDELYFGERPVALRELAPERTFTVGSAGKRLEATGWRVGWVACPPGLAGNIAAIRQVGSFCTPTPFQTAVASALPVARREGFYEGLRDEYGKRLGLLAQGLRNLGATVFEPRGTYFLTARRPGWQAEALVCDAGVALIPGEAFYLNHPAPRGLLRLAFCKSRPQLEQALERLSRPAEVGVTE
- the carB gene encoding carbamoyl-phosphate synthase large subunit — its product is MPKRTDLQTILILGSGPIQIGQAAEFDYSGTQALKALKKEGYRLVLVNSNPATIMTDPDLADATYLEPLTPEFVRKVIEKERPDALLPTLGGQTALNLAMDLNANGTLAEFGVELIGANAEAIHKGEDREAFQAAMKKIGVETARGKMVHSMEEAVDYQKEIGLPIVIRPSFTLGGTGGGIAHTYEDFLKITEGGLRDSPVHSVLLEESILGWKEYELEVMRDHADTVVIITSIENFDPMGVHTGDSITVAPAQTLSDVEYQRLRDQSLAIIREIGVDTGGSNIQFAVNPDNGRVIVIEMNPRVSRSSALASKATGFPIAKIAALLAVGYHLDELPNDITRVTPAAFEPTIDYVVTKIPRFAFEKFPGTPDALGTQMRSVGEVMAIGRTFKESVQKALRSIEADVRGTFAAMSDDELRGLLYGNPRRLEAVLELLRRGERVAALHDATKIDRWFLSQLQEIVDAEKEILDLGPIQGWKYEIWREVKRLGFSDARLGELVGLSELEVRELRKAAKATPVYKTVDTCAAEFEAYTPYHYSTYEWEDEVTPTDKPKVVILGSGPNRIGQGVEFDYATVHAVWALQEAGYETIMVNSNPETVSTDYDTADRLYFEPLTFEDVMNIVEHEKPVGVIVQLGGQTPLKLARRLADAGAPIIGTPPATIHEAEDRASFNALCERLELPQPRGKVAETPAQARELAAELGFPLMARPSYVLGGRAMRTVRSMEELTTYLDEVYAAVEGQPSILLDQFLEGALELDVDTLCDGERAVVAGIMEHVEAAGVHSGDSACVLPPVTLSPELIARVKADTERLALELGVRGLMNVQWAVKEGTAYILEANPRASRTVPFVSKAVNHPLAKSAARIAVGQTLEQIGFTGTPTPPMYSVKEVHLPFLKFKGVLPVLGPEMKSTGESMGIDADPYLAFYRAELGAKSNLPREGTALLLGDGLDEVAATLEGAGLRVIREQEGDTLPDLLIDVTASPLLRTALERGKPIVSTLEGAVWTAKAIAAAKGKVLGVRSLQEWQKLEPVAY